The Candidatus Eremiobacterota bacterium sequence GCCCGCAATCGTCTCGGCAACGCACGCGGCGAGGACGTCCGGGTCGTAGCCGCCTTCGAGCACGAACAGCGCGCGGCCGCCGCAGTACTCCTCGGCGATCTCGCGCGTGAGCCGGCCCATCTGGCGCGCGAACGACGGATCGACGCCCAAATCGCCGACGGGATCGCCCGCGACGACGTCGTAGCCCGCGCTCACCACGATCAGGCTGGGCCGAATCCGGTCGGCGAGCGCGCGCAGCGTGCGCGTGTGGATCCCGACGAAGCCTTCGGTCGCGATCCCGCGCGCGTCGATCGGCACGTTCACCAGCGCCGCGCCGGCGACGACGCGGTTGTCGCGCGGATTGCCGGTTCCCGGATACGCCGGATCGGCGTGCGAGCCGGCGTACGAGACGCCCCCGCCGATCGCGGCCTGCGTTCCGTTGCCGTGGTGGTAGTCGAAGTCCCAGACCAGCACGCGCTTCCCTTCACCGTTTGCGAAGGTGCGGGCGGCGATCGCGGCGTTGTTGAAGACGCAGAATCCCATCCCGCGCGCGGGCTCGGCGTGATGGCCGGGCGGCCGCACGAGCGCGAACGCGCCGCGGCGGCCGTCGACGGCGGTTTCAAGCGCGACCAGCGTCGCACCGGCGGCGCGCGCCGCACCCTCGTACGAGCTGGCGTCGAGCACGGTGTCGCCGGTCGCGAGCTCGCCGAGACCGCCGGATTCCGCCAGCGCGTCGCAGCTGCGCCGGACCAGCTCGATGTACGCGGGCGGGTGAACGCGCGCGAGCTCGTCGGGGCGCGCCAGGCGCGTGTCGACGCGTTCGCCGAGCATTCCACGCCGCTGCAGCTCGTTCGCGACGACGCGCACCCGGTCGGGCGCTTCCGGATGCGGAACGCCGTTCAGGTGCGCGGTCAGGCCGTCGTCGTACGCGACGAGCATGGGGTTAGCCCGACTTTTTGGTCGTCGTGGCCGGCTTCTTCGTGCCCTTCTGCTGCCGGTCGATGGCGTCGATGAGCGACTTGATCTGGTTGTAACCCTGCGAGCCCGGCTTGACGTAGCCGAGCAGCTTGCGGTACGCGGCTTTCGCCTCGTTCGGTTTTTTCGCACCCTGATAGCACTGGCCCAGGCCGTACAGGATCGTCGGGTTCTGGCGCGAGAGATCGGGCGCGCCCTTGTCGAGCGCGTCGTAGACTTGCGCGCACTCGTTGTAGTTGCGCATCTGCAGGTCGGCCTGGCCGAGGCCGAGCAGCGCGTCCGGCGTGTGCTGCAGCTGGTACGAGGACTTGAACGCCGGGCCGGCTTTGTCGAACTGGCGGTTCGCCGAGTACGTCGCGCCGAGCAGCAGGAACGAGCGCGGGTCTTGCGGCGCGAGCTCGGTGACGCGCTTGAACTGATCGATCGCCTTCGGCAGCTGGTTCTCCGCGGCGTAGAGCTGGCCGAGCCGCGCGACCGCGTCGACTTGATCGCGGTTCGGGCCGGCGCCGGCGATGAACTCTCGCTCGGCTCCGGCGTTGTCTTTCTTCGAGACCAGGTAGTCGCCGTACGCGGTGTGCGCGGCGAACACGTTCGGGTACTGCGAGATCGCGCGCTTGAAGGTCGCGTCGGCCTCGCTGTCCATCTTTTCGCTCGCGTACACGACGCCTTCCTGATCGATCACCGCGACTTTGTCATTGGGATCCGTCTGCAGCTTGAGCAGCTGCTCGTAGGTCGCGATCGAGTCCTTGACGTTGTGCTGTGCCGCGGCGAGGCGCGCTTTGCCGATCAGCGCGTCGACGCTGTTCGGGTCGATCGTCAGGGCGCGGTCGTAGAGCTGCGCGGCGAGCGCGATCGCGTTCTGCTGCTGGTAGGTGCGCGCTTCGAGCAGGACCGCGCGCGGGTCTTTCGGGTCGAGCTTCGCCGCGGTCTCGAGCTGCTGGCGCGACTCGTCGAACTTTCCTTCGGCGGCCAGCACTTGGCCGTACGCGAGGTACGCGTTCTTGTCGTCCTTGTTGAAGGTCACCGCGCGCTTCGCGACGCGCTCGGCGTCCTGCGGCCGGTTCGCGGAGAGATACATGTTGGTCAGCGTCCCGAGCACGCCGGCGTTCGTCGGCTCGAGGTTTCCGGCTTGCTCCAGATCGGCGAGCGCCTCTCGGGAGTGCCCGAGCTGCTGCTGGGCGAGCCCGTCGACGTAGTACACCTGCGCGGTCTTGGTACCGCCGGCAAGCAGTCGCTGCGTGAGCGGAAGCGCGAGGTCGGCGCGCCCGATCTGCAGGTAGTCCGTCGACAGCTCGGACATCGCGGCCTTGTCGCTCGGATCGGCCTTGAGCCGCTTCTCCAGGCGCGGGATGGCGACGTCCAT is a genomic window containing:
- a CDS encoding tetratricopeptide repeat protein, which encodes MNRRLAPLVLALCAAAFAAAAGPHPALAAKKPAAPAASAAPATSPAPEASPTATPEPMDVAIPRLEKRLKADPSDKAAMSELSTDYLQIGRADLALPLTQRLLAGGTKTAQVYYVDGLAQQQLGHSREALADLEQAGNLEPTNAGVLGTLTNMYLSANRPQDAERVAKRAVTFNKDDKNAYLAYGQVLAAEGKFDESRQQLETAAKLDPKDPRAVLLEARTYQQQNAIALAAQLYDRALTIDPNSVDALIGKARLAAAQHNVKDSIATYEQLLKLQTDPNDKVAVIDQEGVVYASEKMDSEADATFKRAISQYPNVFAAHTAYGDYLVSKKDNAGAEREFIAGAGPNRDQVDAVARLGQLYAAENQLPKAIDQFKRVTELAPQDPRSFLLLGATYSANRQFDKAGPAFKSSYQLQHTPDALLGLGQADLQMRNYNECAQVYDALDKGAPDLSRQNPTILYGLGQCYQGAKKPNEAKAAYRKLLGYVKPGSQGYNQIKSLIDAIDRQQKGTKKPATTTKKSG
- a CDS encoding histone deacetylase — protein: MLVAYDDGLTAHLNGVPHPEAPDRVRVVANELQRRGMLGERVDTRLARPDELARVHPPAYIELVRRSCDALAESGGLGELATGDTVLDASSYEGAARAAGATLVALETAVDGRRGAFALVRPPGHHAEPARGMGFCVFNNAAIAARTFANGEGKRVLVWDFDYHHGNGTQAAIGGGVSYAGSHADPAYPGTGNPRDNRVVAGAALVNVPIDARGIATEGFVGIHTRTLRALADRIRPSLIVVSAGYDVVAGDPVGDLGVDPSFARQMGRLTREIAEEYCGGRALFVLEGGYDPDVLAACVAETIAGFEENVEVERTELHAIPPAQRALVREVEEAALGGTRAR